The Candidatus Baltobacteraceae bacterium genome contains a region encoding:
- a CDS encoding chemotaxis protein CheC produces MSGGGMQLNDLQKDALKEVGNIGAGHAATALSQLLNTKINLSEPRIDVIKFRDLASRVGHENRTVAALHMYVRGEAPGQMVVLFDREQALDFVSQFLHRVIGDIQIFDSIADSTLKELGNIIAGSYLTAIIQLTGSNLLPSVPTLSYGTVQAAFRTLMSILPDQDVFLIESSFLDKEKEVAGQFILIPETGSLGPLLSVFGVE; encoded by the coding sequence ATGAGCGGCGGCGGCATGCAACTCAACGATCTCCAAAAGGACGCGCTCAAAGAGGTCGGCAACATCGGAGCCGGGCATGCGGCGACCGCGCTATCGCAACTGCTCAATACCAAGATCAATCTTTCCGAGCCCCGCATCGACGTCATCAAGTTCCGAGATCTGGCCTCACGCGTCGGACACGAGAACCGTACCGTCGCGGCGCTGCACATGTACGTGCGCGGCGAAGCCCCCGGACAAATGGTCGTACTCTTCGATCGCGAACAAGCGCTCGACTTCGTCAGCCAGTTCCTGCATCGCGTGATCGGCGACATTCAGATCTTCGACTCGATCGCGGACTCGACGCTCAAGGAGCTGGGCAACATCATCGCCGGTTCGTACCTCACCGCGATCATCCAGCTCACCGGATCGAACTTGCTGCCCTCCGTCCCGACGCTCTCGTACGGCACGGTGCAGGCGGCGTTTCGCACGCTGATGTCGATCCTGCCCGATCAGGACGTCTTCCTCATCGAGTCTTCGTTCTTGGACAAAGAAAAAGAAGTCGCGGGCCAATTTATTTTGATTCCCGAGACGGGCTCGCTCGGGCCCCTGCTCTCCGTCTTCGGAGTGGAATAA
- a CDS encoding chemotaxis protein CheA → MSDELFNREEFISYFRDEAEELLQQIDADLLKLEEFVQTGESDPEIVNSLFRALHTVKGSAGMLGFTDVQNLAHKLENLCDLLRKDRMPLSESVVDILFSGRDLLTELVEAAIADQPSPTGVEEYIEKLDKFTSIYEQTAHVIEGRTGQEQSFEEVHAAEQKQGSPDDVEAFEAEVQRLLAEAAAQKESAAAAVPAFEEPAPAAPASAAPPPFVAEPEKTKAAAAAPAAASGAAASPNAEQKRSSIHQTIRVDIERLDSLLNLVGELVINRTRISDIASTLERLMNDKVGKSATASSGIIAPLAKDLADSAALLARTTNEIQESIMKVRMVPIGQVFDRFPRLVRDVAKARGKEVALVISGAETDLDKTIVDEVGEPLMHLLRNNVDHGIEPPDEREKLGKPRVGTITLNAYHEGNQIIIEVSDDGGGINLEKVRARGIKQGLISADDRLSDREIIELIFTPGFSTAEVVSDVSGRGVGMDVVKRNISRLKGIFDVDTAPGQGTRFTIKLPLTLAIIQALLVRVVDELYAIPLDSVIESQRVEMSDVRTVHGNEVITLRGQVVPLVRIAEFFELGGERDPDKVMIVIVGLQGRQVGLVVDSFEGEQEIVIKPLSDVVGRIAGISGATILGNGSISLIIDVHSLVSEAYAGGRVARAEYSGV, encoded by the coding sequence GTGTCGGATGAACTTTTTAATAGGGAAGAGTTCATCTCGTATTTCCGCGACGAGGCTGAGGAACTGCTTCAACAGATCGATGCCGATCTTTTAAAGCTCGAAGAGTTCGTTCAGACCGGCGAGAGCGATCCGGAGATCGTCAACTCGCTCTTCCGGGCTCTGCACACCGTCAAAGGCAGTGCCGGCATGCTCGGGTTTACCGACGTGCAGAATTTGGCGCACAAGCTCGAGAATCTGTGCGACTTACTGCGTAAGGATCGCATGCCGCTTTCGGAGAGCGTGGTCGACATTCTCTTCTCGGGGCGCGACCTGCTGACCGAGCTGGTCGAGGCGGCGATCGCCGATCAGCCCTCTCCCACCGGCGTCGAAGAGTACATCGAAAAGCTCGATAAGTTCACCTCGATCTACGAGCAGACGGCGCACGTGATCGAGGGGCGGACCGGTCAGGAGCAATCGTTCGAAGAAGTGCACGCGGCCGAACAGAAGCAAGGCAGTCCTGACGACGTCGAGGCGTTCGAAGCCGAGGTCCAGCGGCTGCTGGCGGAAGCCGCGGCCCAAAAGGAGAGCGCGGCAGCAGCGGTGCCGGCCTTCGAAGAACCCGCGCCCGCCGCTCCCGCGTCCGCCGCGCCGCCTCCGTTCGTCGCCGAACCGGAAAAGACCAAGGCTGCAGCAGCGGCGCCCGCTGCCGCGAGCGGCGCCGCCGCTTCCCCCAACGCGGAACAAAAGCGCTCCTCGATCCACCAAACGATTCGCGTCGACATCGAGCGCCTGGACTCGCTCTTGAATCTGGTCGGTGAGCTGGTGATCAACCGCACGCGCATCTCCGATATCGCGAGCACGCTCGAGCGCCTCATGAACGACAAGGTCGGCAAGTCGGCCACCGCGTCGTCGGGCATCATCGCGCCGCTGGCGAAGGATCTCGCCGATTCGGCAGCCTTGTTGGCGCGCACTACCAACGAGATCCAAGAGTCGATCATGAAAGTGCGCATGGTGCCGATCGGTCAAGTCTTCGACCGGTTCCCGCGCCTGGTGCGCGACGTTGCCAAGGCGCGCGGCAAAGAGGTTGCGCTGGTGATCTCCGGCGCCGAAACCGATCTCGACAAGACGATCGTCGACGAAGTCGGCGAGCCGCTGATGCATCTTCTGCGCAATAACGTCGATCACGGGATCGAACCACCCGACGAACGCGAGAAGCTCGGCAAGCCGCGGGTCGGAACGATCACGCTCAACGCCTATCACGAAGGCAATCAGATCATCATCGAAGTATCGGACGACGGCGGCGGAATCAACCTCGAGAAGGTTCGCGCGCGCGGCATCAAGCAGGGGCTGATCTCGGCCGACGATCGCTTGAGCGACCGCGAGATCATCGAGCTGATCTTCACCCCCGGCTTCTCGACCGCGGAGGTCGTCTCCGACGTCAGTGGCCGCGGCGTCGGCATGGACGTGGTCAAGCGCAACATCTCACGTCTGAAAGGCATTTTCGACGTCGACACCGCGCCCGGACAAGGTACGCGCTTTACGATCAAACTGCCGCTCACGTTGGCGATCATTCAAGCGCTTCTCGTCCGGGTCGTCGATGAGTTGTATGCGATTCCCCTCGATTCGGTCATCGAATCGCAGCGCGTCGAGATGAGCGATGTGCGCACGGTTCACGGCAACGAGGTCATCACGTTGCGCGGACAGGTGGTGCCATTGGTGCGCATCGCCGAATTCTTCGAACTCGGCGGCGAGCGCGATCCCGACAAGGTCATGATCGTCATCGTGGGGCTGCAAGGCCGCCAGGTAGGTTTGGTGGTCGACTCGTTCGAAGGCGAGCAAGAAATCGTCATCAAACCGCTCTCCGACGTCGTCGGCAGAATCGCCGGAATCTCGGGCGCGACGATTCTGGGCAACGGCTCGATCTCGCTGATCATCGACGTGCATTCGCTGGTGAGCGAGGCGTACGCGGGCGGAAGAGTGGCGCGCGCAGAGTACTCAGGCGTCTAG
- a CDS encoding chemotaxis protein CheW, which produces MAEAKEEKKQQLSGEVVQVVSFRLGSEEYGVDISQVQEIIRMVEITHVPRAPKFMEGVINLRGQLIPIIDLRTRFGMKRIDATKSTRIVVTEIGNKRVGIVVDSVSEVLNIPIENVEDAPEMIAGVGTEYIQGVGKMDERLIIMLDLTMVISGEEKQALEQIGEQAVGA; this is translated from the coding sequence ATGGCAGAAGCAAAAGAAGAAAAGAAGCAACAGCTCTCCGGCGAGGTGGTCCAGGTCGTCTCGTTCCGCTTGGGCAGCGAAGAGTACGGCGTCGACATCTCGCAAGTACAAGAAATCATTCGCATGGTCGAGATCACGCACGTTCCGCGTGCGCCCAAGTTCATGGAAGGCGTCATCAATCTACGCGGTCAGCTCATCCCGATCATCGACTTGCGCACGCGCTTCGGGATGAAACGCATCGACGCGACCAAGAGCACCCGCATCGTCGTCACGGAAATCGGCAATAAGCGCGTGGGCATCGTCGTCGACTCGGTAAGCGAAGTGCTCAACATCCCGATTGAAAACGTCGAAGACGCGCCGGAAATGATCGCGGGCGTCGGCACCGAGTACATCCAGGGCGTCGGAAAGATGGACGAACGCCTGATCATCATGCTCGATCTCACGATGGTGATCTCGGGCGAAGAGAAACAGGCGCTCGAGCAAATCGGGGAGCAAGCCGTAGGCGCGTAG
- a CDS encoding CHAD domain-containing protein, protein MFGSQDPAGHRSPERMPDDRIVEWACGLVKHDVHTFERARKRFLRQPSAKRLHDLRTSARRLRSLHEDLHEAIPSFSIKRLRHVIDLTGEARDAEVLREALRDALDVRERRAARGMLRVLRRRERVALRLIVRALKHMRSWPS, encoded by the coding sequence ATGTTCGGTAGTCAAGACCCCGCCGGGCACCGAAGCCCCGAGCGCATGCCCGACGATCGTATCGTGGAATGGGCCTGCGGGCTGGTCAAACACGACGTCCACACCTTTGAGCGGGCGCGGAAGCGGTTTTTGCGTCAACCCAGCGCCAAACGTCTGCACGACCTGCGCACCAGCGCGCGCCGTCTACGCAGCCTGCACGAAGATCTGCACGAAGCGATTCCGTCGTTTTCGATCAAGCGCTTGCGCCACGTGATCGACTTGACCGGAGAAGCACGCGATGCGGAGGTGTTGCGCGAGGCGCTGCGCGATGCGCTCGACGTGCGAGAGCGCCGCGCCGCCCGCGGCATGCTGCGCGTACTGCGGCGGCGCGAACGCGTCGCATTGCGACTCATCGTACGCGCACTCAAACACATGCGATCGTGGCCGTCGTGA